The Gorilla gorilla gorilla isolate KB3781 chromosome 17, NHGRI_mGorGor1-v2.1_pri, whole genome shotgun sequence genome contains a region encoding:
- the RAX gene encoding retinal homeobox protein Rx codes for MHLPGCTPAMADGSFSLAGHLLRSPGGSTSRLHSIEAILGFTKDDGILGTFPAERGARGAKERDRRLGARPACPKAPEEGAEPSPPPAPAPAPEYEAPRPYCPKEPGEARPSPGLPVGPATGEAKLSEEEQPKKKHRRNRTTFTTYQLHELERAFEKSHYPDVYSREELAGKVNLPEVRVQVWFQNRRAKWRRQEKLEVSSMKLQDSPLLSFSRSPPSATLSPLGAGPGSGGGPAGGALPLESWLGPPLPGGGATALQSLPGFGPPAQSLPASYTPPPPPPPFLNSPPLGPGLQPLAPPPPSYPCGPGFGDKFPLDEADPRNSSIAALRLKAKEHIQAIGKPWQAL; via the exons ATGCACCTGCCGGGCTGCACGCCAGCCATGGCCGACGGGAGCTTCTCGCTAGCCGGCCACCTGCTCCGCAGCCCGGGCGGGAGCACCTCGCGATTGCACAGCATCGAGGCCATCCTGGGGTTTACCAAGGACGACGGGATCCTCGGCACCTTCCCGGCGGAGCGGGGCGCCCGGGGCGCGAAGGAGCGGGATAGGAGGCTGGGCGCGCGGCCCGCCTGCCCCAAGGCGCCCGAGGAAGGCGCCGAGCCCTCCCCGCCGCCAGCCCCGGCGCCTGCCCCCGAGTACGAAG CCCCTCGCCCCTACTGCCCCAAGGAGCCCGGGGAGGCACGGCCGAGCCCAGGGCTGCCCGTCGGGCCAGCCACCGGCGAAGCGAAACTGTCAGAGGAGGAACAGCCCAAGAAAAAGCATCGGCGGAACCGCACGACTTTCACCACGTACCAGCTGCATGAGCTGGAGCGCGCGTTCGAGAAGTCCCACTACCCGGACGTGTACAGCCGCGAGGAGCTGGCCGGCAAGGTCAACCTACCAGAGGTCCGGGTCCAG GTGTGGTTCCAGAACCGACGGGCTAAGTGGCGGCGGCAGGAGAAGCTGGAAGTGTCCTCCATGAAGCTGCAGGACTCGCCCCTCCTCTCCTTCAGCCGCTCCCCGCCCTCCGCGACGCTGTCGCCCCTCGGGGCGGGCCCGGGCAGCGGTGGCGGGCCGGCTGGGGGCGCGCTGCCGCTGGAGTCCTGGCTCGGGCCGCCGCTGCCGGGCGGGGGCGCCACGGCGCTGCAGAGCCTGCCGGGCTTTGGGCCGCCGGCGCAGAGCCTGCCTGCCAGCTAcacgccaccgccgccgccgccgcccttCCTGAACTCCCCGCCGTTGGGCCCCGGCCTGCAGCCTCTCGCGCCGCCGCCGCCCTCCTACCCGTGCGGGCCCGGCTTCGGGGACAAGTTCCCGCTGGACGAGGCGGACCCGCGCAACAGCAGCATCGCGGCGCTGCGTCTGAAAGCCAAGGAGCACATCCAGGCCATCGGGAAGCCGTGGCAGGCCCTCTAG